In Marmota flaviventris isolate mMarFla1 chromosome 17, mMarFla1.hap1, whole genome shotgun sequence, a single genomic region encodes these proteins:
- the Lyrm9 gene encoding LYR motif-containing protein 9 produces MAPLPGAELIQKPRQLYRYLLRCCRQLPTKGIQEHYKHAVRQSFRVHSDEDNPERIQQIIKRAIEDADWIMNKYKKQN; encoded by the exons ATGGCCCCGCTACCTGGGGCAGAGCTGATCCAGAAGCCACGACAGCTCTACCGATACTTGCTGCGTTGTTGCCGGCAGCTGCCAACCAAGGGCATCCAGGAGCATTACAAACATGCTGTCAGGCAG AGTTTCCGAGTTCATTCAGATGAAGACAACCCTGAGAGAATCCAGCAGATTATTAAAAGAGCCATTGAAGATGCTGACTGGATCATGAACAAA tataaaaaacaaaactga